One window from the genome of Artemia franciscana chromosome 12, ASM3288406v1, whole genome shotgun sequence encodes:
- the LOC136034105 gene encoding zinc finger protein OZF-like isoform X3: MLLMKHEAKFFAISPGISGNCQHNAKHVKLESSIDGNEASSDNDRSEQERGLISMPGLSSLCLKKEMNSNCQIEMPSHIYLIEENDVGKQEASHALKDPFECDIGNKCFTTSVDVRNHERTHTGEKPFKCDVCEKYFTANSYLSRHQRTHTGEKPFECDICQKSFTTRCNLSTHQRTHTGEKPFKCDVCEKCFTKSASLLYHQRTHTGEKPFKCDVCEKCFIDNSCLSRHQRTHTGEKPFKCDVCKKCFARSFCLSYHQRTHTGEKPFGCDVCGKKFITSSNLSVHRRTHTGGKPFKCDICEKNFTRSSNLSIHKKTHTGEKPFKCDVCKKLFTTSGNLSSHQKIHTGQKPFECDRCKKCFTTKYGLCCHQTTHTGEKPFECDICQKIFRLKIHLSGHQRTHTGVKPFECDICKNSFTFSSSLSSHYKTHTGEKPFKCDVCKKCFARSFGLSCHQRTHTGEKPFGCDVCGKKFITSSNLSVHRRTHTGGRPFKCDICEKNFTRSSNLSIHKKTHTGEKPFKCDVCNKLFTTSGNLSSHQKTHTGQKPFECDR, encoded by the coding sequence CATCTTCTGATAACGATAGGAGTGAACAAGAACGTGGATTAATTAGTATGCCAGGTCTTTCAAGtctatgtttaaaaaaagaaatgaattcaAATTGTCAAATTGAGATGCCGAGTCACATTTATCTAATTGAAGAAAATGATGTTGGAAAACAAGAGGCTTCTCATGCTCTAAAAGATCCTTTCGAATGTGACATAGGTAATAAATGCTTTACTACAAGTGTTGATGTACGTAATCATGAAAGAACTCATACCGgggaaaaacctttcaaatgtgaTGTATGTGAGAAATATTTTACTGCAAATAGCTATTTATCTCGTCATCagagaactcatactggagaaaaaccgtTTGAATGCGATATTTGTCAGAAAAGTTTTACTACAAGATGCAATTTATCTActcatcaaagaactcataccggggaaaaacctttcaaatgtgaTGTATGTGAGAAATGTTTTACTAAAAGTGCCAGTTTATTGTATCATCAGAGAACTCATACCGgggaaaaacctttcaaatgtgaTGTATGTGAGAAATGTTTTATTGATAATAGCTGTTTATCTCGTCATCAGAGAACTCATAcaggagaaaaacctttcaaatgtgaTGTATGTAAGAAATGTTTTGCAAGAAGTTTTTGTTTATCTTATCAccaaagaactcatactggagaaaaacccttTGGGTGTGATGTATGTGGGAAAAAGTTTATTACAAGTTCCAATTTATCTGTTCATCgaagaactcatactggaggaaaacctttcaaatgtgatatatgtgagaaaaattttactagaagttccaatttatctattcataaaaaaactcatactggagaaaaaccgtTCAAATGTGATGTTTGTAAGAAACTTTTTACTACAAGTGGCAATTTATCCAGTCACCAAAAAATTCACACTGGACAAAAACCTTTCGAGTGTGATCGATGCAAGAAATGTTTTACTACAAAATATGGCTTATGTTGTCATCAGACAACTCATACTGGAGAGAAACCTTTTGAATGTGATATTTGTCAGAAAATATTCCGCCTAAAAATACATCTATCTGgtcatcaaagaactcatactggagtAAAACCTTTTGAGTGTGATATTTGTAAAAACTCTTTTACTTTTAGTTCCAGTTTATCTAGTCATTATaaaactcatactggagaaaaacctttcaaatgtgaTGTATGTAAGAAATGTTTTGCAAGAAGTTTTGGTTTATCTTGTCAccaaagaactcatactggagaaaaacccttTGGGTGTGATGTATGTGGGAAAAAGTTTATTACAAGTTCCAATTTATCTGTTCATCgaagaactcatactggaggAAGACCTTTCAAATGTGATATATGTGAGAAAAATTTTACTAGAAGTTCCAATTTATCTATTCATAAAaaaactcatactggagaaaaaccgtTCAAATGTGATGTTTGTAACAAACTTTTTACTACAAGTGGCAATTTATCCAGTCATCAAAAAACTCACACTGGACAAAAACCTTTCGAGTGTGATCGATGA